From Fusobacterium varium:
ATAAAAAGGCTGTAGCTAGATTTACTTTCCCATTTTTCTTATCTTCTCCCATATCTGTTAAGTCATCTAAAGCTTGTAAAGCCATTCCTATATGAAATAAACCTTCATTATAATCTTTTAATAAATTATTATCTTCTAATAATAAAGGAACTACCAAAGAAAGTTGTAATAACTCTCCCCCAATTCCTTCATGAATATCTTTTTCAATAATATTAACAGATGGATATTTGTTATATAAAGATACATCTCTTAAACTTTCACTTTTGGCAATAAAAAAAAGTTTTTCTAAAAGACGTTTAAATACTATAGAAGAACTATCTTTATTTTTTATTTCATTATTTATAATATTTTGATGCAGCATTAAATTAAAAATATTATTAGAAACAATTTCTACAATACCATTTATTTTAGTAATACTTTTATTTTCATTATCTATTATATTATCAGTAGATGTTACTATTGAACGTAAACAAAAGATAATTTTTCCATATGATATAATTTGTTTTTCATTAAGTTTACTTTTTATTAAAATTGATACCATAAGTAATGTAAAAAAATTTTTTTTAAAATTAATGAGAAACAATCCTGAATAAGAGAAATCAATATTATCTTTAAAATTAAAAGATTTATAATCATTTTCTAATTCTTGAAGAATTTTTAAATATAAATTATTTGATTTTTTAAAAAGATTTATCAATTCTAAGTTTTTCATAATTATTTATCCAGTGATTCAGAGGATATTACATTATTGGTTTTTGTTGCTCCGCTTGTACCATCAATGCTACTACAACCTAAAATAAACATAAAAGCAAATGCAAAAAATATTTTTATCATATTTTTAAACCTCCCAAAATCATTTTAACTTATTTTACCATAAATAATATTAAAAGAATAATAATATTTATTTTAAAAATTTTTAATACAAGCTTAATGGAGCTTACTTATTATATAATCTATATGAATAGTTATATCTGAAAGATTTTCAAAGTTTTTTAATAATTTTTTAACTAAAATATCAGATATTTTATGTGCTTCATACAACGTCATAGTTCCAGGAAGCCTCACATGCATTGATAAAAAAATATTTGATCCAGATTTCTTCATAATTATATCATGTACATTAGTTATTTCTGTATTTTTATAAATATATTCTTCTATCTTTTTTATAAAATCGCTATCTTGAGTTTCTAATATAATATTAGCTGTAGCTAAAATAGAAGCAATTCCTTCTTTAAAAATAAGAATAGAAACTACAAAACTTAATATTACATCAAATATGGGATTTATGTATACTGAAAATAAAATACCAAATATAACTCCTACAGAGGAATATACATCACTTTTACTGTCCTTTGCATCTGAAATTAATGCAATATTATCATTTTTAATTCCTATTTTTAATTTATTTTTATACATATAATATTTTATTACCATAGAAATGAAAGCTATAATAATTAATTTAATATCTGGTACTATGCTTAAATATTCCCTTTTTAAAAATTTAGAAATTGATAATCGCCCTAATTCAAAGCCTGTTATAACAATAATAATTCCTAGAATTATACTAATAATAGATTCTATTTTTTCATGTCCATAAGGATGTTCAGCATCAGCAGGCTTTCCACTAAAATACATACTCATCAAAATTCCAAAAGATGTAATAACATCTGAAAGAGAATTAATCCCATCACTTAATAAACCTTGAGAATTTCCAAATTTTCCACCTAAAATCTTTATGGTAGCTAAAAACATATTTTGAAAGATAGAATAAGTTACTATTCTTTTATTTGTTTTTTCTCTAATTAATTTTTTTTGTAAATTTTCTAAAAACATCCTTTTATTAGAGCTATCATAAGAAAAATCAATTTTTTTTAAAAAAGTAAAATTTATTTTTTCATAAGAAAAAATTTCTTCTATACCATTACTTATTGCAACATTAATTAAAAATTTTATTAAATTTTTTCCTTGTGATTTATATCTATGGCTTTCAATTACATAAATGTCATAAATTATATATTTTTTTTCTTGTACCAGAAATTCAACATAGCCAATTACTTCGTTCCCATCAATAGAACAAAAATATTTAAATCCTTCCGATATTCTTAAATTTCCCCTAATTTTTTCCAGCATAGGCAAATATTTAACATTATTTTTTTCATCACAAATTTTATATTCCATAAAATACTCCATTTAATAAATTTTTTAATTATTAAAATCTTATCATATTTTTTATAATTATTACTGAATTATATGATTAAAAATATAAAAAAGTCAAATAAAATATATCAAAATTTACTTTTAGATAATTTAAAAAATCTTAAAATTTTTAAGTTTATACTTTTTATTTATCTAATTATAATTTTAAAAATAAAAATTTTTATGATTATAAAAAAATCTCTGTTGCTAACAGAGATTTTTTCATCTAAATCTGATTTACTGGTTTTTTCCAAGTTCCTAATATAAAAGCTGTAACCAATGACCCTATAACTACTGATATAAGATACATTACTGGGTTAGTAACTACTGGGAAAACAAATATTCCACCATGTGGTGCTGGTAATAATACTCCAAAGAACATTGATAGTCCTCCAGCGATTGCTGCTCCTATTACACTTGCAGGGATAACTCTTATTGGGTCAGATGCTGCAAATGGAATAGCTCCCTCAGTTATGAATGATAGTCCCATAATGTAACAAACTTTTCCTGCTTCTCTTTCATCTTTAGTAAATTTGTTTCTAAAGAATGTAGTTGCCAAAGCTATTCCTAAAGGCGGTACCATTCCTCCTGCCATTACAGCAGCATGAGGTGCATAATTTCCAGCCGCTATCATAGCGATTCCAAAAGTGAAGCTCGATTTGTTTACTGGACCTCCCATGTCTACTGCCATCATTCCTGCCAATACAGCTCCAAGAAGAATAAGGTTTCCTGTTCCTAAAGTCTCAAGAAAATTAGTAACTCCTGAATTCAATGCTGCAATTGGGTCTATAATCACTCCATACATTAAGGCACCTGTAATAAATATCCCAAACAGTGGATATAATAGAACTGGTTTTATTCCTTCAAGACTGTTAGGAAGTTTACTAAATATTTTCTTCAGTAATACAACACTATAACCACCTAAAAATCCTCCTATAAGTCCTCCTAAGAATCCACCACCATTATTCAGAGAAATAAGTCCTCCTACCATTGCTGGAGCAAATCCTGGTCTATCAGCTATACTCATTCCAATAAACCCAGCCATTACTGGAACCATAAGGAAAAATGCATTTCCTCCTCCAATATCATTTAATAATTTCGCTAAAGGATTAAATGATGGATCACTTGGATTACTTGCATGTATACCAAACATAAATGAAAGTGCTATTAATATTCCTCCACCTACAACAAATGGAAGCATATTTGAAACTCCTGACATTATATGTTTATAAAATCCAGTTCTTTCTTTTTTAGAAGAAGATGCCTTTTCTCCTGATACTGAATATATTGGTGCTGTTTGAGCTACAGCATTTTTTATAAGTTTTTCAGGATTTTTTATTCCTTCTTTTACAGGAACAATCTCAACATGCTTTCCTGCAAATCTATCCATTTCAACATTTTTATCTGCTGCTACAATTATTCCCTTTGCATTTTTTATTTCTTCATCTGTCAGTTCATTTTTTACACCAGTTGAACCATTTGTTTCAACTTTTATATTAATTCCCATAGCAAGAGCTTTTTTGATAAGAGCATCTGCTGCCATATAAGTATGAGCTATTCCTGTAGGACAAGCTGTTACTGCTAATACATCAGGCATTCCTGTATCTCTTTTGTCAGTTTCTTCTTCTTTTTCCATATCTGTTGATAATATTTCTATGACTTCTTTTGGTGAAGCAGCATTTAAAAGCCTTTCTCTCACACCATCATCTAATAATGTTGTTGTAAGTTTTGAAAGAACTTCTATATGTGTATCAGAAGCATTTGCTGGAGCTGCAATCATAAAAAATAATTTTGAAGGTTCCCCATCTAACGAATCATAATCTACACCTGCTTTAGATAATCCAAAAGCAATACTTGGAACTTTTACTGCACTTGTTTTAGCATGAGGAATAGCTATTCCTTCTTCTAATCCAGTTGAACTTTGTGATTCTCTTTTCAGTATTTCTTTTTTGTATTCATCTTTATCATTAAGTTTTCCTGCTGCACTTAGTATTTCTACCAGTTCATCAATAATTTGGCTCTTATTAGTTCCTTTTAAATCAAGGTTGATACAATTTTCAGAAAGCATATTGTTTATCATAATTTGTCCCCCTTATTTAATTTTTTTTATTTTAATATTCTTTAATAAATTCTCCATAGTTTCCAGTGTTGTCAATCCTTCAGAAAATGCAGTAGCACTTCCTGATGCAATGCCATATTTATATGAATCTTCTATTGAGTTTCCACCTGTTATTCCATATATAATTCCTGCTACCATTGAGTCCCCTGCTCCTACTGAGCTTACAAGCTTTCCTGCAGGTGCATTTCCAAGATATACTCCATTTTCAGTTATCATTATAGAACCATCTTTACCCATAGATACTATGACATTTTCACTTCCCATATCTCTTAACTTTTCTCCAGCTTCTATAATTTCTTCAATTGTTTTAAGCTCTTTTTCAAAGAATTCCGAAAGTTCATTTTTATTTGGTTTAGTTAAATATACTCCTGCTTCAAGAGAATATTTAAATGGTTCATCCCTAGTATCAAGTATAACTTTTACTCCTTTTGGAATTTTTCTTATAATATCTTTATATATTTCATTTCCCATAGTTTTAGGAACACTTCCTGATAATACTAATACATCTCCATCTTTTATTTCTTTCATACTATCTAAAAGTTCTTTTTTATTTTCTTCAGTAATTACTGGTGATTTACCTGATATCTCGCTTTCTTTTTCCTCTGTTTTCATTTTTATATTTATTCTTGTATTTTCTGCAAGCTCTACAAAGTTTCCTTCAACTCCATAAGTTTTTAGGCTGTTTTTTATATAATCCCCTGTAAATCCACCTACAAAACCAAGTGCAGTATTTTCTCTTCCAAAATTTTTTAAAACTTTAGATACATTTATACCTTTTCCCCCAGCTAAAGTATACCCATCTTTAAGTGAATTTAATTCTCCTTCTACAAATTTATCCATCACAATATAGTAATCTATAGCAGGATTTAAAGTTACAGTGTAAATCATTTTAATCCTCCTTTTTTCTTATATTTTTTTCAAGTTCCATTGGTATTTTTCCATTTGTTATTAACGTTCCTTCATCTAAAGAAGCAAAATTTATAAAACTGTTTGCTTTAAATTTTGATTCATCGCAAAGAAAATATACTTCTTTACCTCTTTTTATAGCTTCACTTTTTACAATTACTTCTTCAGGATCAGGTGTGGAATATCCATCAAGTGTAATTCCATTAGCACCTATAAAAGAAATATCAAAATTATAATTTTTTAATGCAAGAGCTGCTGTTGCCCCTACTGTTGCTCCTGTCTTTATCTTAACTTTTCCACCTATAAGGTAAGTTTCTATTCCAAGTTTTGTAAGTTCTTCCATGTGAGTAAATCCGTTAGTGACTACTTTTATATCTGTTTTATCTTCCAAATATTTAATCATACATTCTGTTGTACTTCCTGCATCTAAAAAAATAATATCTCCATTTTTTACAAGAGCTGCTGCTGCTTTACCTATTTTATTTTTTTCTTCTGAAAATACCATTTTTTTATAAATGATATCTTCTTCTTTATTTTCTATCAAAACTGCTCCACCATGAACTCTTCTGATTTTTCCTTTTTCCTCAAGAAAATTAAGGTCTCTTCGAACTGTTGCTTCTGATACATCCATTTCTTCTACCAATTCATTCAATTTTATATTCTTTTTATTTTTAATCAGTTCCAAAATCAAATTATATCTTTCAATATTAAGCATTTTATTCCCCCTTTCTCTTCTTAATTTTATAATATCACTCTTTTTATTAAAAATCAATCATTTTCTTTCAAAACATTTCAAAATTTTTCACAAAATATATCATTTTCCTTTCAAACTCTATCAAAGATATAATTTACGTTTTTTTATAATATAAAAAAATCATAAAGTTTTATTTTAAAACAATTTTTTTCTTGATTTTTCTTTCTCTATTTAAGATTATTCTAATTTTCCATTCATTTTCCTTCACTTTTTTATTTTTCTTTCAAATTCAATCACTAATATAGAAAATAATCCTCTTCTTTAATCAAAACTATTTTTTGATCTATAATCCATTAAAAAAGCAAAGAAAATTTTTCATATAATTTAAAATAAAATATGATAGAACATTGACGAAAATAAAATTATAAATATAAAAAAAGCTGACATATTAATTCAGAAATACAATTTTAGAATTATTCAGTAAAAATTTACTTTTTAATTTCTAAAATTTATTCTAACTTTTAAGTCAGCTTCTTATATTATAATTCGTTATATTTTTTTGAACATCCCCTAGCTTTTTCCACTGGATATTTCTTTTCATTGAGTTTCATTTTTTCTTCAACAGCATCTAATAAATTTATTCCCATCTTATCACATATTAACAATAGATAAACTGCTACATCTGCTATTTCATATTTTATATCCTGATAATTATTTTTTTCTGCCTCAGCACTGCTTTTCCATTGAAAGCACTCCAACAGTTCAGCTGCCTCTAATGAAAGGGATATAGCCAAATCTTTAGGATTGTGAAACTGGCTCCACTCTCTGTCATCTCGAAATTTTTTTATAATTTCATTTATTTTATCAAATTTTTCCATCATATATGCACCTCTTAAATATAAAAATTTTATCAAAAAGAATTAATTTTTTAAAATTATTTTATACTGCTCTGCAAAATTTAAAAGAACTTCTCTACTATTATTAGCAGGATCTTCCAATACTTTGCCTAAAAGATACTTTAATGTTTCTCCTATATCTTTTCCTTTAGTAATTCCTAAATCTATCATATCATTTCCATTTACCATAAGATCTTTTATAGATACAGGTTCATTATTATTACATATCTCATAATATGCTATTTTTAATTTATCCAAAGCAGTAAAATCAAATGGAGGTTTATGAGCTATTCTGTCTGCTTCCATTAATTTAAAAAGTTTTGGCATATTTTCATAACCTATTTTATCAATTAATTTTTTACAGTATTTTTTATTGCTATTTTTTGAATTATTCAAATGATTAGCAATTAATAAGGTAACATTTTTTACAATCTTATTTGTATATTTCATTCTTAAAAGCATTTTCTCAGCTAAAACAGCACTTTCCTGTTCATGTCCATAAAAATGTCCTATTCCATTTTTTAAAATATAAGTTTGAGGTTTTCCTATATCATGAAGCAATGCTGCAAGTCTAAGTTCTATATCACCTTCAATAGAGGCTACCACTTTTTTTATATGTTCATCCAATGTAAGATTATGATGAGAGTTCCTTTGATTAAATTTTTTTGTTTTTGTCCATTCGGGAATAAGATACTCAAGTATTCCTGTTTTTTCGAGAAGTTCTATTGCTGAACCAGCTTCATCAGCTGTTATTATTTTACTAAATTCATCCCTCATTCTTTCCATAGATAATTTTTTTACAAGAGGTATATATGGAAGAATCTGTTCTATATCGTTTTTATTATTTAAATTTTTTGTTACAAGAAATCTTATAAATCTCATAACTCTCAAAGGGTCTTCTTTTATACGTTCTGAAGCCTCTCCTACAAAGCGAAGATTTTTATTTAATATGTCTTCTACAGCATTATCTGCATATTTATAATTTTCTCCATCAAATGCTATAGCATTAATAGTAAAATCTCTTCTTTTTAAATCCTCTATTATATTATCTGTAAATTCTACTTCCTGTTCTCTTCTATCTTCTGGTACACCAATATCTTTTCTATATTTAGCTATCTCATAATGTGTTCCTTTATATTTTATCTGAATTATTCCAAAAGACTTCCCAATCTCCTTAGGATGAAATTCCTTAAATATTTCCAATAATTTTTCATATGAAAGATTTGTTACAAAATCACAATCTTTTGGTCTTAAATCCAGAAGAGAATCTCTCACATATCCCCCTACTATATATCCTTCCCCATATTTCTGAATAAGCTCAAGAATGTACTTTTCATTTTCTCCAAGTTCTATTTTTTTTAATTTTTCCATATTTTATTCTCCTTTGAGCAGAAAATCTTTATATATTTCTATTACAAGTTTTTCTATTGATTCTATATCTACATTTTTAGGTATCATTATCAGTTCAGGGGTATCTTCAAATTTTTTAAGTTTTATTTCCAATTCCTCCACCAATTCAATTACTTTTTCAAATTTTATTTCTCCCATTTTTATTTTCATTATAAGTTCTCTTTCCTGCAAAGGATACACCAGATTTCCAGTAGTTAATATTTCTATTGCCTCCAGTAGAAGTCTTACAAGGTGTGAAGCATATTTAGTATCATATCCTGATTGTTTTATAAGTTCCTGTCTGTTGCTGCTCTCTTTTATTATTTTTTCTATTAATTCACAAGCATTTTTGAGAGTAAGATTAGAATTTATATTATATTCTCCTATTCTATAAACATCTCCTTTTATATCTCTCTGAATAAAATTTTTTCCAAAATTTTCCTCTTTTTTCATCTCAGGAAGAAGAATTTTATCAGATTTATATTTCTCAATCATTTCTTTTATAAAATCTCTAGCTGAATAAAGTTTTTCAAGATTTTCTTTTTTTACATAAAGCTTATGTTTTTGTGAATTAGCAAATCCTGAAAATTTCTCGATAAGTTTTTGTGAAAGAAATAAGTGTCTGTTATCTAGCAATTTTCTTCCATATTCATTTATATATATAATATTATCTTCATCTACAAAGAGAAGTTCCATTATATTTGGATTATTTCCTGCTGCCAAAGCAACAAATCTTTTCAATTCGTAAAAAGTTCTGTCAACTGCTTTAAAACTGTTCTTTCCATTTTCAAGTTTAGATTCTATTCCTAAATCTACCTGTTCCAGTTTATGAAGCCCAATATGATATTTCCATGGGGCAAGAAATACCCCTGTATAATCTTTATCTGAAGAAGGTGTAGACAAACCATAGAGGTGACTTCCTGTTCTTATTTCTAATATTTTTCCATTATTTACTAGTTTTTCCATTTTCTCACCTCTTTTTTGATTTCTATAATTATATACTGCTTTTCATCTTTTTTCAAATAGAAAAAGGTTAGAAACCAGTTTAGCCATCTCTAACCTTAATATAAATTATTATTTTATTCTATAGTTACTTTCACAGAATTATTCATAGCACTTTCAGATAATTCATTTCCCAGTCCTGGAAGTTCAGGAACTTTATATTTACCATTTACTGGCTGATAATCATAAATACAATAAGATTTATTATATGGAGTCAGATTTACAGCATGATGTTCATGTATTACAAAGTTTGGTATAACACATTCTAAATGAAGTGCCACAACATTTGATAGAGGACTTCCACAGGCATGTCCCTGTACTCCTACATCATAAGCATATGCCATATCACATATTTTTTTCCCCTCAGTAATTCCACCACAATTTCCAAAATCTGGCTGTATCATCTGTACTGAACAATTTTCAAAATATTGAGCATACTGCCATCTTGAATAAATACGCTCTCCTGTTGCAATTGGTATATTAAGTTTATCAGACATATATTTTGTAATTTTAGGGTAAGGTGTAGTTGGTTCTTCAAAACAGAAGATATCATATTTCTCTGCCATTTTTCCTAATTGTAAAGCTGATTGTGCATCTGTATAGGAATGATTTTCTATTATGATATCAACATCTGGTCCAATGGCTTCTCTTACAGCAGCTATTCTTTTTTCTACAATATTCAGATATTTTTTACTTAAAAGTCCAAGCCTGTCATTGTCATTAAAGAAACCATCTTCTTCATCATATAAAAAGAAATCAAATTTTACAGCATCATAACCTTCTGCAACAGCTTTTTTAGCATTTTTTGCATAATCTTCAGGAGTTCTGGCAGGTATTCTTACTTCTCCCCAGCCAAACTGAAGCTGACTGGCATAACATCTTAAATTATCCCTCTTTTTTCCACCTAAAAGCTTATACACTGGAACTTTAAAATATTTTCCTTTTATGTCCCAAAGGGCTATATCTATAGCTGATATTGCTGAAAATGTTACTGGACCTCCATTTTGCCCCCAGAAAGTTGAACGATATAATTTATCCCATATAACTTCATTATCCAGAGGATCCATTCCTATTACCATTTTTGCCAGTTCCTGAAGCATTCCAAAAGCTCCTAATGCTCCCACATCATAAGCCATTGCAGCTTCCCCATCTCCATATATTCCCTCATCAGTATAAATACGGCAGACTATTGGACGCCAGTCTGGTCTTACATCTGTTCCTAACTGCATAACATCAACTTTTACTATTTTCATATTACTCCTCCTTATGTGGAAATAATTCCTATTTTATACTTCCATTTTATATTTATGCTTCTGTCTCAGCTTCCTGATATAATTCAATCCCCATTTTTTCCTCTTTTGTTCTTAAAAGTCCAAACTGAATAGTAATTATTGCTGCTATTGCCAGTAAAAATGGATAATAGGAAACTCCTGCTATTGCAAACGGTGAAAGACCTGTCATTGTACTTGCAAGAAGCATCTGTCCACCATGTG
This genomic window contains:
- a CDS encoding putative cation efflux protein, which codes for MEYKICDEKNNVKYLPMLEKIRGNLRISEGFKYFCSIDGNEVIGYVEFLVQEKKYIIYDIYVIESHRYKSQGKNLIKFLINVAISNGIEEIFSYEKINFTFLKKIDFSYDSSNKRMFLENLQKKLIREKTNKRIVTYSIFQNMFLATIKILGGKFGNSQGLLSDGINSLSDVITSFGILMSMYFSGKPADAEHPYGHEKIESIISIILGIIIVITGFELGRLSISKFLKREYLSIVPDIKLIIIAFISMVIKYYMYKNKLKIGIKNDNIALISDAKDSKSDVYSSVGVIFGILFSVYINPIFDVILSFVVSILIFKEGIASILATANIILETQDSDFIKKIEEYIYKNTEITNVHDIIMKKSGSNIFLSMHVRLPGTMTLYEAHKISDILVKKLLKNFENLSDITIHIDYIISKLH
- a CDS encoding putative PTS sugar transporter subunit IIC, with amino-acid sequence MINNMLSENCINLDLKGTNKSQIIDELVEILSAAGKLNDKDEYKKEILKRESQSSTGLEEGIAIPHAKTSAVKVPSIAFGLSKAGVDYDSLDGEPSKLFFMIAAPANASDTHIEVLSKLTTTLLDDGVRERLLNAASPKEVIEILSTDMEKEEETDKRDTGMPDVLAVTACPTGIAHTYMAADALIKKALAMGINIKVETNGSTGVKNELTDEEIKNAKGIIVAADKNVEMDRFAGKHVEIVPVKEGIKNPEKLIKNAVAQTAPIYSVSGEKASSSKKERTGFYKHIMSGVSNMLPFVVGGGILIALSFMFGIHASNPSDPSFNPLAKLLNDIGGGNAFFLMVPVMAGFIGMSIADRPGFAPAMVGGLISLNNGGGFLGGLIGGFLGGYSVVLLKKIFSKLPNSLEGIKPVLLYPLFGIFITGALMYGVIIDPIAALNSGVTNFLETLGTGNLILLGAVLAGMMAVDMGGPVNKSSFTFGIAMIAAGNYAPHAAVMAGGMVPPLGIALATTFFRNKFTKDEREAGKVCYIMGLSFITEGAIPFAASDPIRVIPASVIGAAIAGGLSMFFGVLLPAPHGGIFVFPVVTNPVMYLISVVIGSLVTAFILGTWKKPVNQI
- a CDS encoding 1-phosphofructokinase produces the protein MIYTVTLNPAIDYYIVMDKFVEGELNSLKDGYTLAGGKGINVSKVLKNFGRENTALGFVGGFTGDYIKNSLKTYGVEGNFVELAENTRINIKMKTEEKESEISGKSPVITEENKKELLDSMKEIKDGDVLVLSGSVPKTMGNEIYKDIIRKIPKGVKVILDTRDEPFKYSLEAGVYLTKPNKNELSEFFEKELKTIEEIIEAGEKLRDMGSENVIVSMGKDGSIMITENGVYLGNAPAGKLVSSVGAGDSMVAGIIYGITGGNSIEDSYKYGIASGSATAFSEGLTTLETMENLLKNIKIKKIK
- a CDS encoding putative transcriptional regulator; amino-acid sequence: MLNIERYNLILELIKNKKNIKLNELVEEMDVSEATVRRDLNFLEEKGKIRRVHGGAVLIENKEEDIIYKKMVFSEEKNKIGKAAAALVKNGDIIFLDAGSTTECMIKYLEDKTDIKVVTNGFTHMEELTKLGIETYLIGGKVKIKTGATVGATAALALKNYNFDISFIGANGITLDGYSTPDPEEVIVKSEAIKRGKEVYFLCDESKFKANSFINFASLDEGTLITNGKIPMELEKNIRKKED
- a CDS encoding putative nucleotide pyrophosphohydrolase — its product is MMEKFDKINEIIKKFRDDREWSQFHNPKDLAISLSLEAAELLECFQWKSSAEAEKNNYQDIKYEIADVAVYLLLICDKMGINLLDAVEEKMKLNEKKYPVEKARGCSKKYNEL
- a CDS encoding putative tRNA adenylyltransferase, which translates into the protein MEKLKKIELGENEKYILELIQKYGEGYIVGGYVRDSLLDLRPKDCDFVTNLSYEKLLEIFKEFHPKEIGKSFGIIQIKYKGTHYEIAKYRKDIGVPEDRREQEVEFTDNIIEDLKRRDFTINAIAFDGENYKYADNAVEDILNKNLRFVGEASERIKEDPLRVMRFIRFLVTKNLNNKNDIEQILPYIPLVKKLSMERMRDEFSKIITADEAGSAIELLEKTGILEYLIPEWTKTKKFNQRNSHHNLTLDEHIKKVVASIEGDIELRLAALLHDIGKPQTYILKNGIGHFYGHEQESAVLAEKMLLRMKYTNKIVKNVTLLIANHLNNSKNSNKKYCKKLIDKIGYENMPKLFKLMEADRIAHKPPFDFTALDKLKIAYYEICNNNEPVSIKDLMVNGNDMIDLGITKGKDIGETLKYLLGKVLEDPANNSREVLLNFAEQYKIILKN
- a CDS encoding putative nucleotidyltransferase, translating into MEKLVNNGKILEIRTGSHLYGLSTPSSDKDYTGVFLAPWKYHIGLHKLEQVDLGIESKLENGKNSFKAVDRTFYELKRFVALAAGNNPNIMELLFVDEDNIIYINEYGRKLLDNRHLFLSQKLIEKFSGFANSQKHKLYVKKENLEKLYSARDFIKEMIEKYKSDKILLPEMKKEENFGKNFIQRDIKGDVYRIGEYNINSNLTLKNACELIEKIIKESSNRQELIKQSGYDTKYASHLVRLLLEAIEILTTGNLVYPLQERELIMKIKMGEIKFEKVIELVEELEIKLKKFEDTPELIMIPKNVDIESIEKLVIEIYKDFLLKGE
- a CDS encoding putative mandelate racemase encodes the protein MKIVKVDVMQLGTDVRPDWRPIVCRIYTDEGIYGDGEAAMAYDVGALGAFGMLQELAKMVIGMDPLDNEVIWDKLYRSTFWGQNGGPVTFSAISAIDIALWDIKGKYFKVPVYKLLGGKKRDNLRCYASQLQFGWGEVRIPARTPEDYAKNAKKAVAEGYDAVKFDFFLYDEEDGFFNDNDRLGLLSKKYLNIVEKRIAAVREAIGPDVDIIIENHSYTDAQSALQLGKMAEKYDIFCFEEPTTPYPKITKYMSDKLNIPIATGERIYSRWQYAQYFENCSVQMIQPDFGNCGGITEGKKICDMAYAYDVGVQGHACGSPLSNVVALHLECVIPNFVIHEHHAVNLTPYNKSYCIYDYQPVNGKYKVPELPGLGNELSESAMNNSVKVTIE